A stretch of Kyrpidia spormannii DNA encodes these proteins:
- a CDS encoding low molecular weight protein-tyrosine-phosphatase, translating into MIRVLFVCLGNICRSPMAEAVFRRQVEEEGLSGCISVDSAGLGTWNVGDPPHPGTRRVLDARGISWEGHRARKVSRSDLGRFDYIVAMDEDNLAGLRRLDPAGEYLHKASLLLDWAPETEVREVPDPFFTGTFEYVYRLVEAGCRGLLEHIRTVHRCDPGPGDLTPE; encoded by the coding sequence TTGATCCGGGTTTTATTCGTGTGTCTTGGGAACATCTGTCGCTCGCCGATGGCCGAAGCCGTTTTCCGCCGGCAGGTCGAGGAAGAAGGTCTGTCCGGGTGCATCTCCGTAGATTCTGCCGGGCTGGGCACTTGGAACGTCGGGGATCCGCCCCACCCCGGTACCCGCCGGGTCCTGGATGCCCGGGGCATCTCTTGGGAAGGCCACCGGGCGCGGAAGGTGTCCCGGTCCGATCTGGGCCGGTTCGACTATATCGTCGCCATGGATGAGGATAACCTCGCAGGATTGAGACGGCTGGATCCCGCGGGCGAGTATCTCCACAAGGCGTCACTGCTGCTCGACTGGGCACCGGAAACAGAGGTGCGCGAAGTCCCGGATCCCTTTTTTACCGGGACGTTCGAATACGTCTACCGGTTGGTGGAGGCCGGATGCCGGGGATTATTGGAACACATCCGAACGGTGCACCGCTGCGATCCTGGACCCGGAGATCTCACCCCGGAATGA
- a CDS encoding DUF1054 domain-containing protein, translated as MAFNGFEAEDFAVFSIAEFEERMEAIRSRVRPKLTALADELAPRLSRETGVPFYPHVAAHARRKVNPPDETWMALSRSPRGYKRYAHFEVGIGAEEVFVRLVIKPEAEDKPGAARWLREHGEEAAALVPSSYLWALHRDGAADRPWPRLDGGGLQELGVALEKKAAGLAVGRRFDRQEPALVKGESFLSLAQTVLLELFPLYEAVIPGAHSAGEPSSRTGSAR; from the coding sequence GTGGCGTTCAACGGCTTTGAAGCGGAAGATTTTGCCGTCTTTTCGATCGCGGAGTTCGAGGAGCGGATGGAGGCGATTCGTTCCCGGGTGCGGCCGAAGTTGACGGCGCTGGCTGACGAGTTGGCCCCTCGGCTTTCCCGGGAGACCGGGGTGCCTTTTTACCCCCATGTTGCAGCTCATGCCCGGCGCAAGGTTAACCCTCCCGACGAGACGTGGATGGCACTCTCCCGTTCGCCCCGGGGGTATAAACGATATGCACATTTTGAAGTGGGAATTGGGGCTGAAGAGGTGTTTGTGCGGCTGGTGATCAAACCCGAAGCGGAGGACAAGCCGGGGGCCGCCCGGTGGTTGCGGGAGCACGGGGAGGAGGCTGCCGCGCTCGTGCCTTCTTCTTACTTGTGGGCCCTGCACCGGGACGGGGCGGCGGACCGGCCCTGGCCTCGGCTCGACGGAGGTGGCCTCCAAGAGCTCGGCGTGGCCTTGGAGAAAAAAGCAGCCGGTTTGGCAGTGGGCCGTCGGTTCGACCGACAGGAGCCGGCTCTAGTGAAAGGCGAGTCGTTTCTCAGCCTCGCCCAAACTGTGCTGTTGGAACTATTCCCACTTTATGAAGCCGTGATTCCGGGCGCCCATTCCGCCGGGGAACCATCATCCCGGACGGGGTCGGCCCGATAA
- a CDS encoding type II toxin-antitoxin system RelE family toxin, with amino-acid sequence MTSGYELLFAKEASKVIRKLDKVTAKRILQAIESLSVNPCHHPKTKPMKGYEGQFYRLKVGNWVHGPFRKIGELPNVDSVARGDG; translated from the coding sequence GTGACCTCGGGTTATGAATTGCTGTTCGCGAAAGAGGCCAGCAAGGTTATTAGAAAGTTGGATAAAGTCACGGCAAAACGAATCCTACAAGCGATCGAATCATTAAGCGTGAACCCCTGTCATCATCCCAAGACCAAGCCGATGAAGGGATATGAAGGACAATTTTATCGTTTGAAGGTTGGGAATTGGGTACATGGGCCATTTCGTAAGATTGGCGAACTGCCAAATGTTGACTCGGTGGCGCGAGGGGACGGGTGA
- a CDS encoding D-2-hydroxyacid dehydrogenase produces the protein MGQSGTESSTHRRLNVVSTVPLKTKHGERVKQVFPGVEIRTVQGLEEMGNDLAEIEVLITYGMDLDDRRVEQMKSLRWIQVFSAGVDRMPLAALDRRGVVVTNARGVHGPQMAEHALGIMLMHSRRLLEFARLQRERVWDRKLRVDELGGKVLGVLGTGAIAQDLATRSRAFGLTVWGHNRSGRAVDGFDRVFSGKDGLDELLGGADYLVVLVPFTAQTRGMIGEAELRRMKSTAFLINMARGGVVDEPALLRALTEGWIAGAALDVFEQEPLPSDHPFWGLENCLLTPHISGLSPYYNDRALEIFLKNLLVYLSGAGEWVNRVDSRKGY, from the coding sequence ATGGGGCAAAGCGGAACGGAATCGAGCACTCACAGGCGACTGAACGTGGTGAGCACTGTGCCGTTAAAAACCAAGCATGGCGAGCGGGTGAAACAGGTTTTTCCCGGGGTGGAAATCCGGACAGTGCAGGGCTTGGAAGAGATGGGGAATGATCTGGCCGAGATAGAAGTCCTGATTACGTACGGGATGGATTTGGATGATCGTCGGGTGGAGCAGATGAAGAGCCTGCGGTGGATCCAGGTGTTTTCCGCCGGAGTGGACCGGATGCCCTTGGCGGCACTGGATCGTCGGGGGGTCGTGGTGACCAATGCCCGGGGGGTTCACGGCCCTCAAATGGCCGAGCACGCCCTGGGCATCATGCTCATGCACAGCCGCCGGCTCCTGGAGTTCGCCCGCCTCCAGAGGGAGCGGGTCTGGGATCGCAAGCTTCGCGTGGACGAGCTGGGAGGCAAGGTACTCGGGGTGCTGGGGACCGGAGCGATTGCCCAAGATTTGGCGACGCGATCCCGGGCCTTCGGGTTGACGGTATGGGGCCATAACCGGAGCGGGCGGGCCGTGGATGGTTTCGATCGTGTATTTTCCGGAAAAGATGGATTGGATGAACTTTTGGGCGGGGCGGATTATCTCGTGGTGCTCGTCCCTTTCACAGCCCAGACCCGGGGCATGATCGGGGAGGCGGAATTGAGGCGAATGAAATCGACGGCGTTTTTGATCAACATGGCCCGGGGCGGCGTCGTGGATGAACCGGCTCTTCTGCGGGCATTGACCGAAGGGTGGATTGCCGGGGCAGCCCTGGATGTGTTTGAACAGGAACCGCTTCCTTCGGACCATCCCTTTTGGGGACTGGAGAATTGCCTGCTCACCCCTCATATCTCGGGTCTCTCGCCTTATTACAACGACCGGGCACTGGAAATTTTCCTAAAGAATCTCCTGGTGTACTTGTCCGGGGCCGGGGAATGGGTCAACCGGGTGGATTCCCGCAAAGGGTATTGA
- a CDS encoding peptidase MA family metallohydrolase, giving the protein MKGLWLGGIILLLSPFQQVGANLQNVEVPPAVAQVIQHIEDLAQQVDETWITISNMLESGQATPDQINQQLDQLSQELNQLHQALVDQSLARQIGIHRLPPERAGSPQSVSGINIIPGDARVSRGALQAAADLVKNVSLPILKNELGQQPQRAQVVLFSTPRTYGSALARAGVDPNMIPQMVAHTGGVTVGNDIWLPLYPVQAESDLANVLTHELTHVTLNEMGIGDQLPVWINEGIAWYDGTQAQAQLDPQKVTAQDEAMIQQLRTVARRGALLPLSAGEGQIIQAPYNVEWQDYLAVRQLLKDGGMEKFRSFLQDVATKGVDQSFRDHYQMDLGQYENQVESALVAALQG; this is encoded by the coding sequence TTGAAAGGACTGTGGCTAGGGGGAATCATCCTGTTATTGAGTCCATTTCAACAGGTGGGGGCGAACCTGCAGAATGTCGAGGTTCCTCCGGCGGTAGCCCAGGTCATTCAGCACATTGAAGATCTTGCACAGCAAGTCGATGAGACATGGATTACCATCTCTAATATGCTGGAAAGCGGCCAGGCCACTCCCGATCAGATCAATCAACAGCTCGACCAACTCTCCCAGGAACTCAACCAGCTGCACCAGGCATTAGTCGACCAGTCACTGGCCAGACAGATCGGGATCCACCGATTGCCGCCCGAGCGGGCAGGATCCCCGCAATCTGTATCGGGAATCAATATCATTCCCGGGGATGCCAGGGTCTCCCGGGGAGCGTTGCAAGCTGCGGCAGATCTCGTGAAAAACGTCTCTCTGCCGATCTTGAAAAACGAATTGGGCCAACAACCCCAGAGGGCGCAGGTCGTACTGTTTTCCACCCCTCGCACTTATGGTAGTGCCTTGGCCCGGGCCGGAGTCGACCCGAACATGATTCCCCAGATGGTGGCCCATACCGGAGGTGTCACCGTGGGAAACGACATCTGGCTGCCCCTGTACCCCGTTCAGGCGGAATCGGATCTCGCCAACGTCCTCACCCACGAGTTGACCCACGTCACCCTCAACGAGATGGGAATTGGCGATCAACTGCCGGTGTGGATCAATGAGGGCATCGCTTGGTATGATGGGACCCAGGCCCAGGCCCAACTGGATCCGCAAAAGGTGACCGCTCAGGATGAGGCAATGATCCAGCAACTCCGGACTGTGGCTCGCCGGGGGGCACTGTTGCCCCTCTCGGCCGGGGAAGGGCAGATCATCCAGGCTCCCTATAATGTGGAGTGGCAAGACTATCTGGCGGTGCGCCAGCTGCTTAAAGACGGAGGAATGGAGAAGTTCCGGTCGTTCCTGCAGGACGTTGCCACTAAAGGTGTGGACCAGAGCTTCCGAGATCATTACCAGATGGATCTCGGACAGTACGAGAACCAAGTGGAGTCCGCCCTGGTGGCCGCTTTGCAGGGATAG
- a CDS encoding heavy metal translocating P-type ATPase translates to MEKEKATLRITGMHCAACATRIERVVKRQEGVLDVNVNLALERATVTYIPGAVDLEELIDRVEKLGYGAHPDQQTKDSAGDRRRQWEMFVFSLILSLPFLWVMAHMAGFPYIPRAFLNPRVQWVLATEIQFVAGWAFYVGAWKSLRSGSANMDVLVALGTSAAYGYSVWMILRGSGHLYFETGALIITLVRLGKILESHAKNRTADALAELVSLQVKFAHLWTPQGERDVPVQQLQVGDVVVVRPGEQIPADGRVVAGESDVDESMMTGEMLPVVKRAGDLVYGATLNQQGTLRIQLKRVGADSALGRIIGLIEEAQASKAPVQRLADAICNVFVPAVIAISAGTFGVWFFAGGGTTSALPTALMNAVAVLLIACPCPFGLATPTAVMVGTGRAAKMGIFFKGGEALEQLHRVQVMLLDKTGTLTRGRPAVTDVRVIRPGPLRSRNDLIRLAASAEGPSEHPLGRILAEGATGLGPLPEPEGFVSSGGGGVRAVVEGRPVVIGNGRFLEECGVEGVVPPEKDLWESEGKTVIQVGVDGRLAGLIAVSDVLLEESRRAVKALQEMGIELVMVTGDNRHTAEVVARQVGIRHVLAELSPEDKVRVIRKYQKRGRKVAMVGDGINDAPALAAADVGIAVGTGADVALDAADVALIGTGLEGVVRAVLLSRATLRNIRQSLFWALGYNIIGIPAAAAGWLSPLIAGASMAFSSVMVVLGALRLKRVRI, encoded by the coding sequence ATGGAAAAGGAGAAAGCGACCCTGCGGATCACGGGCATGCACTGTGCCGCCTGCGCCACCCGGATTGAGCGGGTGGTGAAACGGCAGGAAGGGGTTCTCGATGTGAACGTCAATCTCGCCTTGGAGCGGGCCACGGTGACGTACATCCCCGGGGCTGTGGATCTGGAAGAGCTCATCGATCGTGTAGAAAAATTGGGATACGGCGCCCACCCTGATCAACAGACGAAAGACTCGGCCGGGGATCGGCGCCGTCAATGGGAAATGTTTGTTTTTTCCCTGATTTTGTCTCTGCCGTTTTTGTGGGTGATGGCCCATATGGCCGGTTTTCCGTATATCCCGAGGGCGTTTCTCAATCCCCGGGTGCAATGGGTTTTGGCCACCGAGATTCAATTCGTCGCCGGTTGGGCCTTTTACGTGGGAGCGTGGAAATCCCTTCGCAGCGGTTCGGCCAACATGGACGTCCTGGTGGCCTTGGGCACTTCGGCAGCTTATGGTTACAGCGTGTGGATGATCCTCCGGGGGTCGGGACATTTGTATTTTGAAACTGGAGCTTTGATTATCACACTGGTCCGACTCGGCAAAATTCTCGAATCTCACGCAAAAAACCGCACCGCCGACGCCCTGGCCGAGCTCGTTTCCCTCCAGGTCAAATTTGCCCACCTGTGGACCCCCCAGGGAGAGCGGGACGTTCCGGTCCAGCAACTCCAGGTGGGGGACGTGGTGGTGGTCAGACCCGGGGAGCAAATCCCGGCGGACGGTCGGGTGGTGGCCGGAGAATCGGATGTGGATGAATCGATGATGACGGGGGAAATGCTCCCCGTCGTCAAGAGGGCGGGGGATCTGGTGTACGGGGCGACGCTCAATCAACAGGGGACCCTCCGGATCCAGTTGAAGCGGGTCGGCGCAGACTCTGCCTTGGGGCGGATCATCGGGCTCATTGAAGAGGCCCAGGCGTCGAAGGCCCCGGTCCAGCGGTTGGCGGATGCGATTTGTAATGTGTTTGTTCCGGCGGTGATCGCCATCTCCGCCGGGACGTTTGGCGTGTGGTTTTTTGCGGGCGGCGGCACGACTAGCGCACTCCCCACCGCCCTCATGAACGCCGTGGCCGTTCTTCTGATCGCTTGCCCGTGCCCTTTCGGCTTGGCGACCCCCACCGCGGTGATGGTGGGAACCGGGCGGGCGGCGAAGATGGGAATTTTTTTTAAGGGCGGGGAGGCGCTGGAGCAGTTGCACCGGGTTCAGGTGATGCTGCTGGACAAAACCGGGACTCTTACCCGGGGGCGACCTGCGGTGACAGATGTGCGGGTGATTCGACCGGGCCCCCTTCGCTCGCGGAATGACCTCATTCGCCTCGCTGCTTCGGCCGAAGGGCCTTCGGAACATCCCCTTGGGCGAATCCTGGCAGAAGGGGCTACTGGATTGGGGCCGCTCCCGGAGCCTGAGGGTTTTGTGTCCTCGGGAGGCGGGGGAGTGCGGGCCGTCGTGGAAGGGCGGCCGGTGGTAATCGGGAACGGGCGGTTCCTGGAGGAATGCGGTGTGGAAGGAGTTGTCCCCCCTGAGAAAGATCTCTGGGAGTCAGAAGGCAAGACTGTGATCCAGGTGGGGGTGGATGGCCGATTGGCCGGTTTAATCGCCGTTTCCGATGTTCTATTGGAGGAGTCCCGTCGGGCGGTGAAAGCGCTGCAAGAAATGGGGATCGAGTTGGTCATGGTCACCGGGGACAACCGGCATACCGCCGAGGTCGTCGCCCGGCAGGTCGGGATTCGCCACGTTCTGGCCGAACTCTCTCCCGAGGATAAGGTCCGGGTGATCCGGAAGTATCAAAAAAGAGGTCGGAAAGTGGCCATGGTGGGGGATGGCATCAACGACGCGCCGGCCCTGGCGGCGGCCGATGTGGGCATCGCCGTGGGGACGGGAGCGGACGTGGCCCTGGACGCCGCCGACGTAGCCCTCATTGGAACCGGTTTGGAGGGGGTGGTTCGCGCCGTCCTCCTCTCCCGGGCGACCTTGCGCAACATTCGCCAAAGCCTGTTCTGGGCCCTGGGGTACAACATCATCGGCATCCCCGCTGCGGCTGCGGGTTGGTTGAGCCCCCTCATCGCCGGAGCCTCCATGGCTTTCAGTTCCGTGATGGTGGTGCTGGGTGCCCTGCGCCTCAAACGGGTGCGAATTTGA